A single region of the Nicotiana sylvestris chromosome 6, ASM39365v2, whole genome shotgun sequence genome encodes:
- the LOC104236859 gene encoding gamma aminobutyrate transaminase 3, chloroplastic isoform X1, with translation MAKITSLIGSGIIAATNQVGSRVKHIPVVSNLQKQIVCDPKQIRWSSTETSLKNDISSADIRGYKGHDMLAPFTAGWQTTDVDPLVIQKSEGSYVYDINGKKYLDALAGLWCTALGGNEPRLVAAATKQLNQLPFYHSFWNRTTKPSLDLATELLDLFTANKMAKAFFTNSGSEANDTQVKLVWYYNNALGRPDKKKFIARIKSYHGSTLISASLSGLPALHQKFDLPAPFVLHTDCPHYWRYHLPGETEEEFSTRLANNLENLILKEGPETIAAFIAEPVMGAGGVIPPPATYFDKIQAIVKKYDILFIADEVICGFGRLGTTFGCEKYNIKPDLVSVAKALSSGYMPIGAVLVSPEVSDVINSQSNKLGTFSHGFTYSGHPVSCVVALETLKIYKERNIIEQVNRISPKFQEGLKAFSDSPIVGETRGTGLLHGTEFTDNKSPNDPFPPEWGIGAYFGAQCEKYGMLVRVAGDNIMMSPPYILSLKEIDELIVKYGKALKDTEKRVEELKSQNK, from the exons GTCGGTTCCCGTGTAAAGCATATTCCTGTTGTTAGCAATTTGCAGAAACAAATCGTTTGCGATCCTAAACAGATTAGATGGAGTAGCACTGAAACATCTTTGAAGAATGATATTTCATCAGCTGACATTAGAGG ATATAAGGGACATGATATGTTGGCACCCTTCACTGCCGGGTGGCAGACTACTGATGTGGATCCTTTAGTCATACAAAAGTCCGAG GGTTCTTATGTTTATGACATAAATGGGAAGAAGTATCTTGATGCTCTAGCTGGTTTGTGGTGCACAGCTTTAG GGGGAAATGAGCCTCGTCTTGTTGCCGCTGCAACTAAACAACTCAATCAGTTGCCCTTTTACCATTCGTTTTGGAATCGTACCACAAAGCCTTCTTTG GATCTGGCAACAGAACTCCTGGATTTGTTTACTGCAAATAAAATGGCGAAAGCTTTCTTCACAAATAGCGGATCAGAAGCTAATGACACTCAG GTGAAGCTGGTATGGTATTACAACAATGCGCTTGGGAGGCCAGATAAAAAGAAATTTATTGCTCGAATAAAATC ATACCATGGATCTACTCTCATTTCCGCCAGTCTCTCTGG TCTTCCTGCATTACATCAGAAATTTGATTTGCCGGCTCCATTTGTTCTGCACACTGACTGCCCTCATTATTGGCGCTATCATTTGCCAG GTGAGACGGAAGAGGAGTTCTCGACAAGATTGGCCAATAATTTGGAAAATCTTATACTCAAAGAGGGTCCTGAAACA ATAGCTGCTTTCATTGCCGAACCAGTCATGGGGGCAGGAGGTGTCATACCTCCTCCGGCAACCTATTTCGATAAG ATCCAAGCTATAGTCAAGAAGTATGACATTCTTTTCATTGCGGATGAGGTTATATGTGGATTTGGAAGGCTTGGGACAACGTTCGGCTGTGAAAAATACAACATTAAACCTGATCTTGTCTCTGTAGCAAAG GCTCTTTCTTCTGGATATATGCCAATCGGCGCAGTCCTTGTAAGCCCTGAAGTTTCTGATGTCATAAATTCTCAAAGCAACAAACTTG GTACATTTTCACATGGATTTACTTACTCCGGGCACCCTGTCTCGTGTGTGGTTGCCTTGGAAACACTCAAGATATACAA GGAAAGAAATATTATCGAGCAAGTAAACAGAATATCACCAAAGTTCCAAGAAGGTTTGAAAGCATTCTCTGATAGTCCCATAGTCGGGGAG ACAAGGGGAACTGGTTTGCTACATGGTACAGAGTTTACAGATAACAAATCTCCGAACGATCCTTTTCCACCTGAATGGG GTATTGGTGCATATTTTGGAGCACAGTGTGAGAAGTACGGGATGTTAGTACGTGTTGCTGGTGATAACATAATGATGTCTCCTCCATATATTTTGAGTTTAAAAGAAATTGATGAG TTGATAGTCAAATATGGGAAAGCACTTAAGGATACTGAAAAGAGAGTTGAAGAACTCAAGTCCCAGAACAAGTAA
- the LOC104236859 gene encoding gamma aminobutyrate transaminase 3, chloroplastic isoform X2, giving the protein MAKITSLIGSGIIAATNQVGSRVKHIPVVSNLQKQIVCDPKQIRWSSTETSLKNDISSADIRGYKGHDMLAPFTAGWQTTDVDPLVIQKSEGSYVYDINGKKYLDALAGLWCTALGGNEPRLVAAATKQLNQLPFYHSFWNRTTKPSLDLATELLDLFTANKMAKAFFTNSGSEANDTQVKLVWYYNNALGRPDKKKFIARIKSYHGSTLISASLSGLPALHQKFDLPAPFVLHTDCPHYWRYHLPGETEEEFSTRLANNLENLILKEAAFIAEPVMGAGGVIPPPATYFDKIQAIVKKYDILFIADEVICGFGRLGTTFGCEKYNIKPDLVSVAKALSSGYMPIGAVLVSPEVSDVINSQSNKLGTFSHGFTYSGHPVSCVVALETLKIYKERNIIEQVNRISPKFQEGLKAFSDSPIVGETRGTGLLHGTEFTDNKSPNDPFPPEWGIGAYFGAQCEKYGMLVRVAGDNIMMSPPYILSLKEIDELIVKYGKALKDTEKRVEELKSQNK; this is encoded by the exons GTCGGTTCCCGTGTAAAGCATATTCCTGTTGTTAGCAATTTGCAGAAACAAATCGTTTGCGATCCTAAACAGATTAGATGGAGTAGCACTGAAACATCTTTGAAGAATGATATTTCATCAGCTGACATTAGAGG ATATAAGGGACATGATATGTTGGCACCCTTCACTGCCGGGTGGCAGACTACTGATGTGGATCCTTTAGTCATACAAAAGTCCGAG GGTTCTTATGTTTATGACATAAATGGGAAGAAGTATCTTGATGCTCTAGCTGGTTTGTGGTGCACAGCTTTAG GGGGAAATGAGCCTCGTCTTGTTGCCGCTGCAACTAAACAACTCAATCAGTTGCCCTTTTACCATTCGTTTTGGAATCGTACCACAAAGCCTTCTTTG GATCTGGCAACAGAACTCCTGGATTTGTTTACTGCAAATAAAATGGCGAAAGCTTTCTTCACAAATAGCGGATCAGAAGCTAATGACACTCAG GTGAAGCTGGTATGGTATTACAACAATGCGCTTGGGAGGCCAGATAAAAAGAAATTTATTGCTCGAATAAAATC ATACCATGGATCTACTCTCATTTCCGCCAGTCTCTCTGG TCTTCCTGCATTACATCAGAAATTTGATTTGCCGGCTCCATTTGTTCTGCACACTGACTGCCCTCATTATTGGCGCTATCATTTGCCAG GTGAGACGGAAGAGGAGTTCTCGACAAGATTGGCCAATAATTTGGAAAATCTTATACTCAAAGAGG CTGCTTTCATTGCCGAACCAGTCATGGGGGCAGGAGGTGTCATACCTCCTCCGGCAACCTATTTCGATAAG ATCCAAGCTATAGTCAAGAAGTATGACATTCTTTTCATTGCGGATGAGGTTATATGTGGATTTGGAAGGCTTGGGACAACGTTCGGCTGTGAAAAATACAACATTAAACCTGATCTTGTCTCTGTAGCAAAG GCTCTTTCTTCTGGATATATGCCAATCGGCGCAGTCCTTGTAAGCCCTGAAGTTTCTGATGTCATAAATTCTCAAAGCAACAAACTTG GTACATTTTCACATGGATTTACTTACTCCGGGCACCCTGTCTCGTGTGTGGTTGCCTTGGAAACACTCAAGATATACAA GGAAAGAAATATTATCGAGCAAGTAAACAGAATATCACCAAAGTTCCAAGAAGGTTTGAAAGCATTCTCTGATAGTCCCATAGTCGGGGAG ACAAGGGGAACTGGTTTGCTACATGGTACAGAGTTTACAGATAACAAATCTCCGAACGATCCTTTTCCACCTGAATGGG GTATTGGTGCATATTTTGGAGCACAGTGTGAGAAGTACGGGATGTTAGTACGTGTTGCTGGTGATAACATAATGATGTCTCCTCCATATATTTTGAGTTTAAAAGAAATTGATGAG TTGATAGTCAAATATGGGAAAGCACTTAAGGATACTGAAAAGAGAGTTGAAGAACTCAAGTCCCAGAACAAGTAA
- the LOC104236860 gene encoding uncharacterized protein: MDAIQQVGFPVLGIIAAAAVTFYVVSFSEIREKSFREFEDAEESESGGFKYVSSRERRARRKADKQKPNKS, encoded by the exons ATGGATGCAATTCAACAAGTAGGATTTCCAGTGCTAGGAATTATAGCAGCAGCAGCTGTTACATTTTATGTAGTCAGCTTTTCAGAGATTAGAGAG AAATCATTTAGAGAATTTGAAGATGCAGAAGAATCAGAAAGTGGTGGATTCAAATATGTTAGCTCTAGAGAAAGGAGAGCTAGAAGAAAAGCTGATAAACAAAAACCCAATAAATCTTAA